The Sporosarcina sp. Te-1 DNA window CGAGTGCCATGCTCATCGGCAATAAATACTTATAATCCGACCCGACGATAAATCGTGCCATATGCGGTACAATCAAGCCGACAAAACCGATCATTCCGATGGCGGCCACCGAGATGGCGGCTAAAAATACAGCCAGTACCGACAACCAGATGCGAATCCGGTTGACATTCTCACCGAGATTCATGGCAACTTGATCCCCAAGCCGGATGACATTGGCCTTTCGGATGGCAAATAAGGAAAGAATCCAGCCGACGATGGAATAAGGCAGCACCATCCAAACGACGTTATTGCCTTTTGCAGCTAAACTTCCGTTCATCCACTGAACAGCGGATGGCAACCGGTCGCTATACATGATGGACAGATATCCAACAACGCCTCCACATAATGCATTCACAGCCACTCCCGCCAAAATAATCGTAATCGGCGAAATCCCTCGTCTACGCCATGCCAATCCATAAACAACGGTCGCAGCCAAAATCCCACCGAGAAATGCGGCAATCGGGACGAACCCGAGATATTCCGGAAAGGCCAGCATAATGACAAGCACAGCAACCGCGGCTCCACTTGTTACCCCTGTCAGTCCTGGATCCGCGAGAGGATTGCCCATCACCGCTTGCAAGATCGCCCCGGAGATCGCAATGTTCGCTCCGATGATCATCGCCAATAGGACGCGTGGCAACCGGATGTTGAAAATGATCGTGTCATTCACTGCATCTGCAGCCGTCTTGAAGAGCGTTTGCAAGATGTCCGGCACAGGTACTGTCACGCTCCCAACGCCGATCGCCAGGATAGCAGCCACGGCAACCAGTGCGAATGTAACACTAACTGTCGTCCCGTTTCGAGCCTTTGTCATCATTCCTTACAGCCCTCTCTCTTTATTCATAGAAATACGTGGCAATATCCGTCAAAGCACGTTCGGCATTTTGAATGGACGTCACGCCAAACACTTCATAGTCCAAAATATGAATGTTGTCGTTCTGATAAGCCGAAAGCTTCTTCCATGTTTCATTTTTCTCCACTTCTTTTTTGAACATGTCCTCGGATGCACCGTGATCGCCTGAAGCCAAAACTAAAATGAGATCCGGGTCCGCTGCCACTACATCTTCCAAGTTCAAGGCCGAATAGGTATCCTTCGCTTGCAGGATGGTGGTCGCGATATTCTCAGCGCCCAATTTATCCACCAGGCTGCCGATATACGACTTCTCATTCATGACCATGAAGGAATCCGCAGTGCCGATCATCAGCATGACACTTGGCAGTTCCTTGCCTGTGCCTTTTTCTTTCAGATCCTCTTCTTTCTTTTGCAATGTATCCAATACCGTATGCATTTCTTGCTCTTTATTGAAATAGGTGCCTAACGCAGAGAAGCTCGTCTTCAAGTCATCGAAGGAATCTGTAGGCAAGTAAGCCGTTTGCAAATTCATTCCTTTCAGGCTTTCATCCAAGGAGCTCTGCAGTGACTTTGCCCCAAGCAGCAAATCCGGCTGCAGGCTTGTAATCACTTCTAAGTCAGGTGCCATCGGGGAGCCGATCTGATCAATTGACTCAAACTCCTTTGGCAGAGGATTGGTTGAAGTCGGAACACCAACCGGCGTAATATCCAGCAGATTCAACATTTCCGCTAAAGGCACTGACGTCGTAATAATCCTGTCCGCTTCTGTCTCAGGGAATTGTTTCATCAATTCATCGAGCTTTTTCTCATCCACTCCATATGTATTTTCATTAAATGTCTCTTGTTGCTCTTCTTCCGCCTGAGCGGACACCTGATCAGCCTTTTCAGTCTCCCCTTTATCAGACGTACAAGCAGTTAATGCCAGTGAAGCTCCTACTAATAAAACACCGAATACCTTCTTCAATCTCGTTCTCCTCCAATTGATAATGATTTTCAATTTCATTAAACAAATGATAACTGTTCTCATTCTCAATTGTCAACCTAATTTCTCAATAAGAATAATTGTCTATCTGATTAAACAGCTCAAGCTCTCTTGTTTCACACATAAAAAAAAGCCATTCTCTACTATTTTTGAGGAGAATGGTATTCCTATTTCTTTCGTTTCGAAACCTATTTTTTAATCTGCTTAATTCTATGTCGTGATGGCATGTTTTAGCACACCAACAAGATGTCTCTCCTGCCCAGTATTCTTTTTTGTCCGTTATTATCGATCTGCTCTACCTAGTTGGGTAACCAATACTCGATCTTCAGAAAAAAATATCCCCATTGACAATGTGTATATATTGTATATAATGTGTATATACATAGATTAATTGGATGACCAATTGTGAAAGGAGGTTCACCATGCAGCTTTTAATTTCCAACAGCTCTAAAGAGCCGATCTACAATCAAATCAAAGATCAAATTAAGCAAAAGGTGTTGTCAGGTGAATTGCAGGAAGGCGACGCGCTCCCCTCGATGCGACAGCTGGCAAAGGATTTGCATATAAGCGTCATAACGACCAAACGGGCATATGAAGAATTGGAAAAAGAGGGGTATATCTATTCGATCATCGGAAAAGGCTCCTTCATCGCAGAACAAAATGTCGACATGATCAAGGAGAAGAAGTTGACTGCCATGGAAGAGAAGCTGCAGGAGGTTATTGCGAACAGCAAAGAAATCGGGCTGTCTTTGAAAGAGTTGAAGGAATGGATAACGATACTATATGAGGAGTAGATAACAATGGACCATGTAATTGAGTTGAAAAATGTGAACAAATCGTATGATCACTTCAATGTTTCCAATGTATCCGTACAAATAAAAAAAGGCTTCGTCACAGGTATTATCGGTTCGAATGGAGCAGGAAAATCGACAATCATGAGAATGATTTTGAACTTGGTAAAGCCGGATTCCGGTGAGGTCCATGTGTTTGGATTGGACTATGCCAAACATGAAAAAAGCATCAAAGATCGAATCGGTTTCATCTTCAGCGAGGATGTCCTCTACGATGAATTGACTTTGCATGATCAAAAAAAACTGATTGCCCCTTGTTATTCGAAATGGGATGACGCTTTGTTCCACCAGTATTGCGACACGTTCGAGCTGCCGCTTAAACAAAAATTGAAATCCTTTTCGAAGGGAATGAAAGTGAAAGCAACACTCGCAATCGCGCTTTCCCACAAAGCCGATCTATTAGTCATGGATGAGCCGACAGCCGGGCTTGACCCAGTCTTTCGAAGGGAATTTCTTGATATCATGCAGGATATCATGCTCGATGGAAATAAGTCGATCGTGCTGTCCACCCATATTATGAGCGACTTATCGACGATAGCGGATTATATTACGTATGTCCAAAAAGGCCAGATTGCCTTTTCGAAGGACATTCACGAGCTTCAGGAAAACTATGCAGTCGTCCGGGGCGGCATCGAACTTCTGGACCGTGATACAGAACAATGCTTCCTTGCCATAAAAAAAACCAAAACAGGATTTGAAGGGTTATCCGCCGATCAAAATATAGCAGAATCCCTCTTCGGAAACGAAGCGGTCATCGAAAAGGCAAGCTTGGAAGATATCATGTACTACATGCAAGGAGGTAAGAACGTTGCTGTTGTTAATTAAAAAAGACTTGGTGATTCATAAATTATCGTGGCTGCTCTATTTTGCCATGCTGTTGTTTTTTATCGTTCTAAATAAAGACGTCATGTTTGTCGTGGCGATCATAACAGCCATTATCACCATGAATACTTTTCATTATGACGAACTTGCTCATGGAAATAAGCTTTGGAATTCCCTGCCCTTCACTCGTAAAGAAATAGTAAGTGCACGTTACTCCACTTTGTTAGTTGTGTTATTGATGGTTACGGCAATTGTTATGACAGTTGCCAGAATTACAAACGGCGAATGGAGTTCCGCTTTCTCAAGTCTCTCTATTTGGGAAGAGATTATTGGCAGTTTCATCGTCATGATGGTATCCGCTAGCATATTCTTTCCTGTGGTATATAAGTTTGCGCAGAAAAAGACTATTTTTACATTCGTTATTCTGTTTATCGGCACAGCAATTGCAGGGGTTTATTCTATTTATTATCTCTATAAATATTTGATTGAATCCACATCCATTATCCAATCCATGGGCATTGGCTTGTATTGGGCCTTGCTGGCAATCGGTTCGCTCGTTTGTTATGTCCTCTCCTGGGGCTTGTCTTTGAAGATTTACAAAGCAAAAGAGTTCCTGTAAAAAAATAGAAGGAGGTAAATGTGTGAAACCTGTTAATCGAAGCCCCTTGAATAAATGGCTGCTGATTGTTGGTGGTTTCATTGCAGCCCAGCTTGTTTTTATAGCTACGGATGGAACGGTTTTAGAACCCAATTTAAATAATGCAGGTACTTTCGCAAAGAAGATCGCAGACAATCTCTTCTTTTTAGACTGGATTACGCTCTATCAGAATTTTATTTATCGATTATTGACTGTCCTGGCTGTTCTGCAAATCGCATTCATGGCAATAAAGGATATCACCAAACTTACAAGAACGAGAAGCAGAGTGTAAATAGATGTCCGCCTCTCATAAAACACCCTCTCAAATTGATAACCTGAGAGGGTGTTTGCTATCTTGAGATCTTTGCTTTCGTCTGTTTCAGCGTTGCAACGATTAGAAAACTAACAATGACCAACAACAGCCATGAACTGACCTTCCCTAAATGGACGAGACTCCATGCTTCGGTTTGATTTGGATATTGCCATGCCCCGAAAAAAGTGGCGATGTTTTCAGCGACCCAGATGAAGAAGCCGATTAATATAAATGAAAATGCGATGGGCATCCGGTATTGCACCCTATTCACTTCATACGTCACCCACGACCGCCAGAAGACGACAATAACCAACCCAGCTAGCCACCAACGGATGTCCACCCAAAAATGATGCGTAAAAAAGTTCAAATAAATCGCCGCGCCTAACGGGATGACTAGAAATGACGGCGGCCATTTCACCAGCTTCACGTCCAATCGCCGCCATGCCTGGCATAAGTAACTCGCGACACTGGCATACATAAATCCGCTATATAAAGGCACACCCAGTATTTTGAAATAGCCCTCTTCTGGATACGACCAAGATCCCATATTCACCTTAAATATTTCCAAAGCTAGTCCAATCAAGTGAAAGAGCGTGATGACCTTCAACTCATCCTTTGTTTCCAGACCCGATCTCACCATCCACCACTGCATGAGAAGGAAGATGAGGAGCAACCAATCATACCGTGGCAAAAAAGGAAGCGGGATGACTTGCGTAGCAGCAAGAGACCCAAAAATAACAACTGGGAACAAGCAGGACATCGCCTGCTCCCACCCAAAACGGACAAGTTGCCGGACTGGCCTGCTTATACGCTTACCCCACGCGACTTCATATCTAGCTTCTTTAATCATCGGAACGACCCTCTGGCTCGTATTCCAACAAATCGCCTGGCTGGCAATCGAGCGCCTTGCAAATCGCCTCAAGCGTCGACAGCCGGATCGCTTTTGCCTTGCCGTTCTTCAAGATGGACAAGTTTGCCATCGTAATCCCGACCTTTTCGGAAAGCTCCGTCACGCTCATTTTCCGTTTCGCCAACATCACATCGATATTAATAATAATTGTCATATCATTCACCTCAGACCGTCAGATCATTTTCCGTTTTGATATGGATGGCTTCTTTTAACAGCTTCTGAAGGACAGCAGCGAATACCGAAACCACTATGGAAGCGAAAGCAATGACCATTCCTATAACGATCAGACCGGGGGCGTCGTCCTTTTCAGCGATCAAATACAGTAGTGGCAAGCCGATAATATAGATCAGACAGATGGCCATTCCGCAGAATTTAATATTTCTCAAAGCACGAACAGCTACATCTGAAAAAGCCAGGTTTCTATCAATCAACACCAACAAACGAAACGCTTGATATAGGGCGATATAAAAAGGGATGGCCGCAGCATATAAATCGATGAGAACTAAATACCTCAAGTATCCATGATCCGGATATAATTCCGCTGCAAACTCCGCTATATTGGGGACAAAAAAGACGCATAGCGCAAGTACCGGTATTCCCATTAATATAACTGCGACTTTTAAAAAGAGGGTGGAACCTCGTTTCATTCAAAAAGCACCTCACTTGGTTATTATGAAATGATTCTACCCTATTATTTATCGTTTTACAATAAATAAAGATTGATTAGGATAAAATTATTATTGAATCAACCAATCCATACTCTTCAACAATCATCCTTGTTTCGAATATAGGACCGAAGGGAGCATGAAGAAAATAGCCAACTCTCCTCTTGAAAAAGTACTTCAGTCCTGCTGTACTAGCAGTAGTGCTACAGTACATTTTAAAGGAGCGGAGACGATGAATCGGATTTATTTTGCAAACAACCCTTGGCCGAACGGTCATCGCATCACTAATTTCGAGTGGGGAGCCCATTTTAAATACGACGAGGAAGATGAATCGGAGGGCAGAGCAGGATTGTATTTTGATTTCCACTTAGAAACGGCGGATTATTATGAAGAAGACAAGGATGAGGAAGAAGACAACGAAGACGATGAGGACATAGACGATTGGCAGGCTAAAATCGTCTGGAGCAACTATCATAGTTGTACCTTGTCATCCGAAGAGTGGGATATCAAAGGGTTCCGTGTAGGTAGTGACGAATCCCTGTTTGATCTGAAAAATTTGGACGGAACGGAATATAAGATTGACCATCTAACTGAAGAGGAACAAAAGGAACTTGATCTTGAGAGAGCGGCATTTGATGTCTATTTGCTCGGACAAGACGCTACTGCCTTTCATACGATCACATTTACGAAAGTGGAAGGTCAGACATACGATATTGACTGGAAAGGAAAAGTGGCGCTTGCTTATGTCGGAGACCATGGGTTTCGGTACGATTTTCATACAGCGATTCCATCAGCGTCTTTTCGGGGGATTACAATTCCGGATGAACTGACGGACCAAGAAGCGTATGATCTTCTCGCTCGTTTTGTAAAGGAACTCGGTTTATTTAAGATCCAAACAAACAATGAACAGAGACGTTTTGTATTTAGATGACTGTTGGTTGATTGAAGAAACTGGATTAAAGGTAGAAGAGGAATGGTTATAACCAAGGGGAAAAATTAACGAGGCATCAAATAGTTTAATAATGCCTCGTTGTATTGACTAAACTGGGTTGTTATTTTCTTTTTTGCATAAAGTATTTTCGTTCGTTTCAATCATCATTGTTCTTCTACATATTCCCGATAAATTTCAGGATCATGTGAGGGAAGCATGACTATATCCAAATTATCTTCTTCTATTTGCTGCAACAGGGGAAATAGGCTTTTATATTCCTTATTATTATAATGTGCAAACTTACTAATCCAACTCCCGCCAAGGTTTTCTCTGAAATTCTGGCGAACGTATACTGAGTCTGCAATAAGGAAATATCTTTTTCCCTCCAAACCGTTTACAAGTAAGCCCATCTGACCGACAGCATGGCCAGGAAGAGGGACCAAGATCATTGACCCATCCTGAAACAAATCAACTGCATTAGAAAATGGTCCGTATGACGTTTTGCCATTAAAATCAATTAGTTGTAACTGTTCAGGATCAATTCCATCGAACAACTCCTTTATATAAAAATTCTTAAACAAACGTAATGAAGACCGACGTGTAAAGTCCCATTCCTTCTTACTCACAATAATTCTTGAAGTAGGAAAGTCATGGATTCCGCCAACATGGTCCACATGCATATGAGATAAAATAATTTGGACTTCGGCAGGATTAATATTCATGGCCCGCAACTGTTCCACGGCATTATCTTTTTTTGATATTTGCACTGGTGTAGCAAATCGTAATATGCGATAGGGAAAGGCATGGGTAACATCGAGAAATCGTGTCGAATAGCCAGTATCAAATAAAAAATATCCTTGCTTGGGATGTTTAATGAGAAAAAATAGAGCAGGTCCCCAAACCTTTTTCTTTGGAAACTTCTTTTTCAACATATGTAAGGATGCCTTATAAAATCCTGCATTCAATACGGTCAGTTCACATTGTGGCGTTCCCTTTGAAAGGGGCAATTTCATGGTCAACTCTAACTCCTCCTATGGGCGATACGTATAAGTTCAAATCTGCTCTTTTAGCCCATCTGCAGATCTCCTTGCTTTCTAACGTGTTCGGTGTAAATTGAACAAGCGACCCTAATTTTTCGATAGAAATTTCAATACGTTCTGAAGGCAATAACCATTCCTCTGTTTCAATTGAACAACAATCAGGAATTGTTCCCATTCCTATAATTGTGCCTGGCAATGGCCTAAAGATAGAATGAATCGCTTGAAGAACATCTTCTGGCTTCGCTGTATATTCCGATGTGCTTCCTTTCCATTTGAATCGGTCCCCAATCCGGACTTCAACTTTTAAATTTAATGGATTGCCTACTTCGTCTGGAGTTACTAGGAAAGGTCCAATACCATTGCTGGCAGTGAAATCTTTGCACTTTCCTGGTCCTGTTAATCCCAAGAAGTCAGGCAATTGAACGTCTCGTGCAGAGCAATCATTAAAGATGACATAACCTGCAATTGAACTTCCAGCCCCTACTACGATAGCAAGCTCTGGTTCGATGTCCAAATAGGATGTGTAGGATGGCCAATGAATAGTGTCCCCATCTCCAATGATGGCATTGTGATTGCCTTTATAGTAACGAAAATTTGGCGTTATATACTCTCGCTGCAATCGTCGATGAAGAACAAAATTGATTAACTTATTTAATGGCCATTTAACTTCTCTTTGCAACAGATTCTTTGCTGCATTTTGCAAATGCCTAGGGGATAAGCCGAGGTCCAGAAGAGCAGGTACCTTCGAGATAGGTGGCCGTAATCGTACATCCTTAAGTTCCGGCATCTCTCTGTCTGTAAATGAATCTATATGCTCGCTTGCATATTCGTATAATTCCTTTGCATATACCTCGCTCTCAGGCAGATGTGTTACATATTGGTTAGCATCATCAAGAATGGTGATGTCTTTTCCTGTCTTTGAAATGATGGTTGAAAAGGCGACAACAAAATTATTTGCAATAACTACACCAAACAAAGCGCTAGTATCATTATTTGTTTCAAATGTGACAAGCTTCATGGAATACCTCCCTCTTAAACAGAATTATACTTTAAATCTCAATGAATGCAAGTACATACTTACATTATTTTAAATACCATTTCTCTATCACGTTTAGGATTGTCCGTTTTGAAACATATTACTTTAGAACTTTTATCAGTTTCGAATGGGGGATGTCGTCGAAGAACCTTTGATATCACAATCGCAAATATGATTGAATTCCTGTTCTATATTCCTCAGGATGATCTGCAAGGCTCAAGACATACCCTGCACCACCATTGGCAAGTCTCATTTCCTCGTTCTCACTTCTAAAAAGAAATGCCTTTTAGTGAGCTTCCTCACTTTTCGTAAAGTCTCCAACTTCTTCCGCCACGTGCTACACATTTATTGCATTAATGTCTGCCTTCCGCCTACGTGTCTCTCAATGTTCCGCATCTCATTCTGACAATATCTCACGGTATTGCCCTAGATTAGGCTTCACGAGCTAAGTCAGTCTCCATGGCTATGTATTTTCACCATCTGGTATTTCGCCATCCTTTTTCCAGTCGTTTCACGGAAATGACATCTCTGTGAGATAACGAAAATGAAGGGTGCTGAATTATTCAGCACCCTGCCCGACGCAAAAAAGGCACCGCCGAAACGGTGCGTCTGCTTACTGATTATTATTTTCGTCTTGTCTTTGTTCGGACGGTTCTTCCGTCGGATCCGGTTCATTTTCATCGACACCATTACAACCAACTAGAAGCCCCGCAGATAAAAAAATAGAGGCAAGCGCGAAAACGCCTTTTTCCTTTTTCAATTAAATCCCTCCTTTTATCCTAGGTTGCTCCATTTTATTCTTATTATGTATAGAACTTATGTCGATGCCAAGCTTTCCTTGACGGACCTCTAAACGATTCAACAACTTTCGATATAATGTCAGTTCAAACAACACCGCATCCACTGTATGTAAAGCCTCTCGTTTCTCCCTTTCATTTTTTCCATAAAGTTGTTCCCTATAGATCTGCTAAACCAGCCCTCTACTACCAAGGCACAAAAATACCCCGCCTGAAAATAGACTGGGGTAGCTGTACTATAAGTTAAGTTAACTGGTTAACCTGAATGCCTATACCCTTTAAATACCGACTTCGTCAGGTTTTCGAATTCTGTACGTAATCGTAATCGGCTGCGTACCCATCGCGTTATACACCATGTCATATTGGAGGGTTGAGCTGGAAACCGACAATTGTTGAAAATGAATGGCAGTGAGTTGCTTCGTCATTTGATTGCTCACTTCCCGGATCGATGTTTCGACGATTTCTCCTTTTGCATAGTTTAGCTCTTCTTCCACCTGAAGTTTTAGTTTAGACGACAACACGCCCATTTCATCCAGCAACGCGTTAATCGCTTGACCGCTCGGAATCATATCCTCGTCATCAAGAAACTTAAAATCCATGTAAATTTGGCCCATGGTATCCTCCTGTCAGCTTAAATCAAAAATGGCTGCCACCAGCTCATCTTCCGAAAAGTATTCCAAAATCGCATTCTTCATATTCTCAAAAAGGCGTCTGCCCGACTCAATGTCCTCCATGAAAAAGCTCTGAATCCCATCAATGTCATTGACGATTCCAGCCGGCATGGGGGGAATCTTTTCATTGACCGAGATGCTGACCATTTCTCGGTCGCTGCTTCCGAGAAGGTAGGAATATGCATGGGGATTGGACTCCATTTCATTGATTTTATTCGTCAAATCTCGCTTTCGCCATTCAAACGGCTGTTCAAACCGTTCCACGAAAGTACGCTGAATTTTGGTAAGCAACATTCGCTTTTCCTCATAATTCGTTATCCCTGTCCGGTACAATCGGCTGGCGGACGAAATATTGATTTCTATTTTTTCTGCTCCACCTCCCCCTGCCGTCATGATCAAATCCTTGCCGGCATACTTCCGGGATGGATCAGCCAAGCCATTGATCAACGCCTCCAGGCCATGGGCTTCAAAGGATCCCGATAAAGCATTAATCAGGTCCTTGCCAGTTTCCCATAACAGATACATATCTTCCGCCAAGCCTTGCAACTGACTGACGAGAGCTTTTAAGGCTTTCCAAGCTGTAATGAAACCACGCAATGATGACAGATCCGCCTCATTGATCACCGTAATCAATTGTAAGATATTCTCTGCTTTCTCTTGAACTCTGCGTAAATAATCGGAAATCCGTTTTCCTTCTTCACCACTCATAGCATCGACAATCGTTATAAGGATAGGCAATTGTTTCACCAATTCTTCCAGTCTCTCTTGGATAACCGGAAGTTGCGCACGTATTTCCTCGAATGCGGCAGCTCGGACTGCCATCTTTTTATTTTTATCACCAAACCAAAATTTAGCGATGTTCTTTAAATCAAGCTTTAACTCAACATCCGGATCACCAGTTAACAACAAACTCAAGTTTTCCAGAAATCGATTGTCGATTCCTGTGGCAAAATGAAATAGCCCATCCATCCCTGCCTCTTCATAATAAGGAGCAGCTTTGGCAAGATACTTCTGAAGGGATTGCAGTGATTTATCCGGAATCCTGCCTAACACATCATGAAGGCTGGCCAAGTCAGGATTCGTATCGATGATGTCTTCGGTGCCGAGGCGAATGAACCCTCTTGTTACATTGAGGGGATAAAGGGCATCTTCTTCAGAAGTGAGATGGTGGATTTTCATTCCCATGGCATCGTAATGCTCCAACGCGAAATCTTGCAGTTTCTTTGGATCCAAGTCGTACAGATCCTCAATCTTATATCCTTTCAACCCGAATTCTGCGCGAATCTCTTTAAAAAACTCGGGGTCATTGGCTGCCAACTGATAAACAGTAGGAGCTGCATCGTTCATAACAACAACATTGTCAAATTGGACACCAAGCAACAGCATCATTTGAATATGATTGCCGCCTAGGGAATGGCCGAGCCCATATTTCTTCAAAGACGGAATCTCTTTTTTTCCACTTTGCTTATCCACAAATTGATTGATTTCCTTGTTTGCCCATTCTTCAAATTCCATTGCATCCTGCAGCTGGTCATTCACCTTGCCCGTAAAAATACCAATGCCATTATAGCTCCAGTCCATCGGCTTGCCATCAGATCTGCCGCCAACCTCTGAGCCCTCGGATCCCCTGGTGATCGTATAGCT harbors:
- a CDS encoding DUF6792 domain-containing protein, with the protein product MAQKDEQQQEVLDSDILKARITKLEYGDVDKEGKFIPISVEDIRRIYIEETGQEPPKTIKLYHSDGIMNCKSRDSGFDGTVIHFYDAEKGINQSYTITRGSEGSEVGGRSDGKPMDWSYNGIGIFTGKVNDQLQDAMEFEEWANKEINQFVDKQSGKKEIPSLKKYGLGHSLGGNHIQMMLLLGVQFDNVVVMNDAAPTVYQLAANDPEFFKEIRAEFGLKGYKIEDLYDLDPKKLQDFALEHYDAMGMKIHHLTSEEDALYPLNVTRGFIRLGTEDIIDTNPDLASLHDVLGRIPDKSLQSLQKYLAKAAPYYEEAGMDGLFHFATGIDNRFLENLSLLLTGDPDVELKLDLKNIAKFWFGDKNKKMAVRAAAFEEIRAQLPVIQERLEELVKQLPILITIVDAMSGEEGKRISDYLRRVQEKAENILQLITVINEADLSSLRGFITAWKALKALVSQLQGLAEDMYLLWETGKDLINALSGSFEAHGLEALINGLADPSRKYAGKDLIMTAGGGGAEKIEINISSASRLYRTGITNYEEKRMLLTKIQRTFVERFEQPFEWRKRDLTNKINEMESNPHAYSYLLGSSDREMVSISVNEKIPPMPAGIVNDIDGIQSFFMEDIESGRRLFENMKNAILEYFSEDELVAAIFDLS